Genomic DNA from Caldicellulosiruptor hydrothermalis 108:
TGTAGTCGGCATATGCTTGGTAAATCTCAATGGTTGTAAATTCAGGGTTGTGTTTTATTGAAATACCTTCATTTCTAAACACACGACCAAGCTCGTATACCTTATCAAACCCACCAACTATAAGTCTTTTTAAGTGAAGCTCTGTTGCAATTCTCAAATACAGGTCAATGTCCAAAGCATTGTGATGAGTAATAAAAGGTCTTGCAGCAGCACCACCTGCAACAGGGCTCAAAACAGGAGTTTCTACCTCCAAAAATCCCCTGTCATCTAAAAATTTGCGGATTGAACGGATTATTAAACTTCTTTTGATAAAAGTATCTCGAACTTGTGGATTTACAATTAGATCAAGATACCTTTTTCTATACCTTGTATCAATATCTCTGAGCCCATGCCACTTTTCAGGAAGTGGTCGCAAACACTTGGTGAGCATCTCAATCTCTTTCGCCTTTACCGAAATTTCGCCCTTGTGAGTCTTGAAAACCTCACCTTTTACACCTATTATATCTCCAATATCATAATACTCTTTGAACTCCTCGTACTTTTCTTCTCCAACCTCATCAATCTTTATATAAATCTGGATTTTTCCTTTTGTGTCCAAAATATCGACAAATGAAGCCTTGCCATGACCTCTTTTTGAAAGCATTCTTCCTGCAACACAGACAAACTTACCTTCAAATACTTCAAAGTTTTCTTTAATATCAGCGGAATAATGTGTCGGGTCGTACTTTACCTTTTCATATGGATTGTATTTATTCTGCTGAAGTTCTTTTAGTTTTTTTATCCTGTTCTGTATCTGTTCGTTTAGCTCTTCCTGTGTAAACTCAAAATCCTGCATCCCCACTCACCAACTCCGTCTTTTTATTTTGATATCTCAAGTATCTTATATCTGAACTTTCCTGCAGGTACACTCACCTCAACAACATCCCCAACTTTCTTCCCCATC
This window encodes:
- the lysS gene encoding lysine--tRNA ligase, with the translated sequence MQDFEFTQEELNEQIQNRIKKLKELQQNKYNPYEKVKYDPTHYSADIKENFEVFEGKFVCVAGRMLSKRGHGKASFVDILDTKGKIQIYIKIDEVGEEKYEEFKEYYDIGDIIGVKGEVFKTHKGEISVKAKEIEMLTKCLRPLPEKWHGLRDIDTRYRKRYLDLIVNPQVRDTFIKRSLIIRSIRKFLDDRGFLEVETPVLSPVAGGAAARPFITHHNALDIDLYLRIATELHLKRLIVGGFDKVYELGRVFRNEGISIKHNPEFTTIEIYQAYADYKDMMNLTEELITTVAKEVLGTLKITYQGQEIDLTPPWQRLTMVEAIKKYVGVDFENVNSIDEARKIAKDLGIEVEENWQVGHIINEIFEKKVEDFLVQPTFIMDYPVEVSPLAKRKKDNPQFTERFELFITCRELANAFSELNDPFDQKERFLEQLKERQRGNQEAHMMDEDFIEALEYGMPPTGGLGIGIDRLVMLLTDSYSIRDVLLFPTMRPKD